One genomic window of Blastocatellia bacterium includes the following:
- a CDS encoding zf-HC2 domain-containing protein, whose translation MNECQNLQQQLDEYLSNHLSDFAKHRIDNHLRQCSICAKEVNGYKIVIGQLRSLAKSANIEPSLSLEYSLKRITQPNPTQELFTSSNYNVLILSGTLLFVLGTIFGLLNYYGAVSSSLLISFISALLGSVVLATGLIQMRRKTKSSK comes from the coding sequence ATGAACGAATGTCAGAATCTACAACAGCAATTGGATGAGTATTTATCCAATCATTTATCAGACTTTGCTAAACACCGTATTGACAACCATTTACGCCAATGTTCTATTTGTGCAAAAGAAGTAAATGGTTACAAAATAGTTATTGGGCAATTACGCTCACTTGCAAAGTCTGCTAATATTGAGCCAAGCTTATCACTAGAATATAGCTTAAAGCGTATTACTCAACCAAATCCAACACAAGAACTATTTACTAGTAGTAACTATAATGTTTTGATCCTTAGTGGTACATTATTATTTGTACTTGGTACAATATTTGGATTACTTAATTATTATGGTGCTGTAAGTAGTTCATTATTAATTAGTTTTATAAGTGCTTTGTTGGGAAGCGTAGTTTTAGCAACAGGTCTAATACAAATGAGACGTAAAACTAAAAGCAGTAAGTAA
- a CDS encoding sigma-70 family RNA polymerase sigma factor, with the protein MSSDENLMTRFGRGDETAFSEIVGRHQHRLLNFIYRRTGSRELAEDIVQETFLRVVNAASRYQATAKFTTWLYTIALNLWRNEVARRRNPSELSERDRIQESVSLDQQVDFRKLQDLMQDLSEEHRLVLELSFIEGWTNQQIADLLSCSIGTIKSRKFYALKALRKRMGIDDERDERMSESTTAIG; encoded by the coding sequence GTGTCTTCTGATGAAAATTTAATGACGCGCTTTGGTCGAGGTGATGAAACAGCGTTTTCCGAAATAGTTGGCCGTCACCAACACCGATTACTTAACTTTATTTACCGTCGAACAGGTTCACGTGAACTAGCTGAAGATATTGTTCAAGAAACATTTTTACGTGTGGTTAATGCTGCATCTCGTTATCAAGCAACTGCTAAATTTACTACTTGGCTTTATACAATCGCTCTTAATCTTTGGCGTAATGAAGTAGCTCGTCGTCGCAATCCATCAGAGCTTTCTGAAAGAGATCGAATTCAAGAAAGTGTTTCTTTAGATCAACAAGTAGATTTTAGAAAACTACAAGATCTAATGCAGGATTTAAGCGAAGAACATCGCCTAGTTTTAGAGCTTAGTTTTATAGAAGGTTGGACAAATCAGCAAATTGCTGATCTTCTTTCTTGTTCAATTGGGACAATTAAATCACGAAAATTTTACGCATTAAAAGCGTTACGCAAACGCATGGGTATAGACGATGAGCGAGATGAACGAATGTCAGAATCTACAACAGCAATTGGATGA
- a CDS encoding WG repeat-containing protein, which yields MPNETLGNFTKTDITEVTSQDLGYEKSSYNLSNFKASITFENRAFSEDLISVRINNKYGYINKAGEIVIAPMFDFADAFNEGLAQVSINGKCAYINSLGTVIIKTPFDYYNCSGFANGLAQIQVKGSVGYLDKSGQFLWPLTK from the coding sequence TTGCCTAATGAAACGCTTGGAAATTTTACTAAAACAGATATCACAGAAGTAACTAGCCAAGATTTAGGTTATGAAAAATCCTCCTATAATTTAAGCAACTTTAAAGCATCAATAACTTTTGAAAATCGAGCTTTTTCAGAAGATTTAATTTCTGTAAGAATTAATAATAAATATGGTTATATAAACAAAGCAGGCGAAATTGTTATTGCACCTATGTTTGACTTTGCTGATGCTTTTAATGAAGGTTTAGCTCAAGTTAGCATTAACGGCAAATGTGCTTATATTAATAGTTTAGGCACAGTAATTATAAAAACACCTTTTGATTATTATAACTGTAGTGGTTTTGCTAATGGCTTAGCTCAAATACAAGTAAAAGGTAGTGTTGGTTATTTAGATAAATCTGGACAATTTCTTTGGCCTTTAACTAAATAG
- a CDS encoding peptidyl-prolyl cis-trans isomerase, with protein MSEEEFREEERRKMAVAKLQEKTSQVKPPTDKEIEEYYNNNPGQFTIGKGINISQITVDAADNKAKNDAIGEDQAKQKIETLYSQLKTGGDFATVARTQSEDPSALKGGDLGFLDEQALQQGGFPPQLIQAFYQMREGDITPPVQGSKGRWYIFKLTAKRTQEEKLTLDNPQVKSQISQLLLSQRKNVLNSALLATAMSQTKVENFLAQRMLQNPDNFGSLRPTSLATGSNATENKATPKPEENKEVKENPITDPTKETKDATTDKSSEKKPTEK; from the coding sequence ATGTCAGAAGAAGAGTTTCGTGAAGAAGAACGTAGAAAAATGGCGGTTGCTAAACTACAAGAAAAAACTAGCCAGGTTAAACCACCAACAGATAAAGAAATAGAAGAATATTATAATAATAACCCAGGACAATTTACTATTGGTAAAGGTATTAATATTAGTCAGATAACTGTTGATGCAGCAGATAATAAAGCAAAAAACGATGCCATTGGTGAAGACCAAGCTAAACAAAAAATAGAAACTCTTTATAGCCAGTTAAAAACAGGTGGCGATTTTGCTACAGTAGCTCGTACACAATCAGAAGATCCTTCTGCATTAAAGGGAGGCGACCTAGGATTTTTAGATGAACAAGCTTTGCAACAAGGAGGCTTTCCTCCTCAACTTATACAAGCTTTTTATCAAATGCGAGAAGGTGATATCACTCCTCCTGTACAAGGCTCTAAAGGTCGTTGGTATATCTTTAAGCTGACGGCTAAACGCACTCAAGAAGAAAAGCTTACTTTAGATAATCCCCAAGTAAAGAGTCAAATTTCTCAACTTTTACTTTCTCAACGCAAAAATGTTCTTAACTCTGCATTGCTTGCAACAGCAATGAGCCAAACTAAAGTAGAAAATTTCTTAGCTCAAAGAATGCTTCAAAACCCAGATAATTTTGGCTCTCTAAGACCTACTAGTTTAGCTACAGGTTCTAATGCTACAGAAAATAAAGCTACACCTAAACCAGAGGAAAATAAAGAGGTTAAAGAAAATCCAATTACTGACCCAACCAAAGAAACCAAAGACGCTACTACAGATAAAAGTAGCGAAAAGAAACCAACAGAAAAATAA
- a CDS encoding ABC-F family ATP-binding cassette domain-containing protein: MLFRFEDIYKSYATDKVLCGVSFQINPGEKVGLVGRNGAGKTTIFRLLLATEQADQGQIFRASNLSIGLLAQQHRVVAGTTILESALSVFTKVHEIESRMKKLEQAMTELVDEALETALIEYSELQQSYEMAGGFTVSARAEAVLLGLGFNKADFSLSVTHLSGGQQARLSLAKLLLGEPDILLLDEPTNHLDISAIEWLEEFLISYKSAYVIISHDRYMLDKCTNRILELETGKISNYPGNFSFYLEEREERRKAQLRAYEQQQELIERTEEFIRRNLAGQKTKQAKSRRRMLEKMEKVESLTTTEAVASFSVKPIARSGDIVLTVEDLSIGYQTHSLATKINFTLRRGEVLAIIGGNGTGKTTLLRTLLNRQPALNGEVHWGSNISIGYYDQQLNELNQSNRVIDEIRELEPYAEEVKLRSFLGTFNFSGDDVFKQVSDLSGGEQGRLALAKLVYSRVNVLVLDEPTNHLDIISREALESALDGFAGTALVVSMMTDIFSIDWQQK; encoded by the coding sequence ATGTTATTTCGATTTGAAGATATTTATAAGTCATATGCTACAGATAAAGTGCTTTGTGGTGTAAGCTTCCAGATTAATCCTGGCGAAAAAGTTGGTCTAGTTGGCCGTAATGGTGCTGGTAAAACTACAATTTTTCGTCTTTTATTAGCTACAGAACAAGCAGATCAAGGGCAAATTTTCCGCGCTAGTAATCTTTCCATTGGACTTCTAGCACAACAACATCGGGTTGTAGCAGGAACGACAATTTTAGAAAGTGCATTAAGCGTTTTTACAAAAGTACATGAAATAGAATCACGCATGAAAAAGCTAGAACAAGCTATGACAGAACTTGTTGATGAAGCTTTAGAAACAGCTTTAATTGAATATAGTGAACTGCAACAAAGCTATGAAATGGCAGGTGGTTTTACTGTTTCAGCACGTGCTGAAGCTGTTTTACTAGGTTTGGGTTTTAATAAGGCAGACTTTTCATTGTCTGTCACCCACCTAAGTGGCGGCCAACAAGCAAGACTTAGCCTTGCAAAACTTCTTTTAGGCGAACCAGACATTTTACTTTTAGATGAGCCTACCAACCATTTAGATATAAGTGCTATTGAATGGTTAGAAGAATTTTTAATCTCTTATAAGTCAGCCTATGTTATTATTTCTCACGATCGCTATATGCTTGATAAATGTACAAATAGAATCTTAGAATTGGAAACTGGCAAAATTAGTAATTATCCTGGTAATTTTTCTTTTTATCTTGAGGAGCGAGAAGAACGCCGTAAAGCACAACTTCGTGCTTATGAACAGCAACAAGAGCTTATTGAACGTACAGAAGAATTTATTAGACGTAATTTAGCAGGTCAAAAAACTAAGCAAGCAAAATCTCGTCGGCGTATGCTAGAGAAAATGGAAAAGGTAGAATCTTTAACTACAACAGAAGCAGTTGCTAGTTTTTCTGTTAAACCAATTGCACGTAGTGGTGATATAGTGTTAACTGTAGAAGATTTATCCATCGGTTATCAAACACATTCTTTAGCTACAAAAATTAACTTTACTTTGCGTCGGGGAGAAGTATTAGCTATCATAGGTGGTAATGGTACAGGAAAAACCACATTACTACGCACTTTATTAAATCGTCAACCTGCATTAAATGGTGAAGTACATTGGGGTAGTAATATTAGTATTGGCTACTATGACCAGCAACTTAATGAACTTAACCAAAGTAATCGGGTAATTGATGAGATAAGAGAACTTGAGCCTTATGCAGAAGAAGTAAAATTGAGATCATTTCTTGGAACATTTAATTTTTCTGGGGATGATGTATTTAAGCAAGTTTCTGATCTTAGTGGTGGTGAGCAAGGTCGTCTAGCTTTAGCGAAATTAGTCTATAGCCGGGTTAATGTACTGGTTTTGGATGAACCAACTAATCATTTAGACATTATTTCAAGAGAAGCCCTAGAAAGTGCTTTAGATGGATTTGCTGGTACAGCATTAGTTGTTTCCATGATGACAGATATTTTCTCGATCGATTGGCAACAGAAATAG
- a CDS encoding zinc-ribbon domain-containing protein: MRIACPKCGREYRLDPSRIPAKGARFTCWGCQAKVEVRPLQAGQNEATVTESASSKDLKEQKQAVDEAKATSSPPPATSNQSDSKSEDEGFFTGPGIKKSTLSKADSEPKREPTSAAKTAPLLPSKLQTAPNPSVEAGLTGALVGGGLTGTLKAQPLKITCPKCQHVYRIDPSRIPGGGGKFTCRNCQARIEVRPNQKTEEKSAEAVQKGTSRYQTPPVCQPTIPNAGLVANVTDTKPATEEELNKPGPITGPFSFKPPEEESKKEAQEAQAIFDGESTMVMGSPPSQIKKAMEEAQAKTDEEASKKDFGFSFTDPSNEINEPVKSPAFDFSDLSKPKEVGFDLPIPSKEEKVEANFNFLDPNAEKPAEEPKEKFSFSDDSTPIAVGTTRKESGELPNTETASADTKRDLTDPLEPISEVNSTLAMTNADIASVIESRTKEKSEEKTEKAEKKLTIPIPPVFEFDLNLPETKPSSEISSGLSQASEDLNATVAVEAGKPAWQSADNEEKAEIKKEQSDNIFDLKTSVGVPSLAPLNEATKADENKTKQLSSEPTFNLEEKEQSSPFTFIPPAVAPTLEKPGANLVKEPVKMEEKLPNSPPFSLTKGEEEKKAESKIPPPPSLKPKTEPPVLKKEDKPASEIPAFKPPKVDLPKAEPAKKEPKSDPPKAKADILNKPLKEEIKTEELPIPVYNPDIFSPPPASEEAESSGSGLFKGLIVGSSVALLGVIIYFAFFRTPTPVVTSSPTPTETQIVKNTPTVVQTPDEPITSPTPKASVSPTPTTTSPTPKASVSPTPATSPTPKVTPTPKATDKPSTGGSLPDSLAGAGKYTVQVRATQSQGEAESIGKKLRSSGAEAYVVRADLGAKGIWYRVRVGRYQSFAEAQKAGAELKNKGSVAEFIATTY, translated from the coding sequence ATGAGAATTGCCTGTCCAAAATGTGGGCGTGAGTATAGACTAGATCCTTCGCGCATTCCTGCAAAAGGGGCAAGGTTTACTTGCTGGGGTTGTCAAGCAAAAGTAGAAGTTCGACCACTACAAGCTGGACAAAATGAGGCTACTGTTACAGAGTCAGCATCAAGCAAAGATCTAAAAGAACAAAAACAAGCAGTTGATGAAGCAAAAGCTACTAGCTCACCACCACCTGCTACATCAAATCAAAGTGATTCAAAAAGTGAAGATGAAGGCTTTTTTACTGGCCCAGGTATAAAGAAATCAACCCTAAGTAAAGCTGATAGTGAACCAAAACGAGAGCCAACTTCAGCAGCTAAAACTGCACCACTGCTACCTAGCAAATTACAAACAGCCCCAAATCCATCTGTGGAGGCGGGTTTAACAGGTGCATTAGTAGGTGGAGGCTTAACAGGAACACTAAAGGCACAACCCTTAAAAATTACTTGTCCAAAATGCCAACATGTATATCGTATAGATCCTTCGCGTATACCGGGCGGTGGAGGTAAATTTACTTGCCGTAATTGTCAAGCACGTATAGAAGTACGTCCTAACCAAAAAACAGAAGAAAAATCGGCAGAAGCAGTTCAAAAAGGAACTAGCAGATATCAAACTCCTCCAGTTTGTCAACCAACTATCCCAAATGCTGGCTTAGTAGCAAATGTAACAGATACTAAACCTGCTACAGAAGAAGAATTAAATAAACCCGGCCCAATTACAGGCCCATTTAGCTTTAAGCCTCCTGAAGAAGAATCTAAAAAAGAAGCACAAGAAGCACAAGCTATCTTTGATGGTGAGTCTACAATGGTAATGGGATCTCCTCCCTCACAAATCAAGAAGGCTATGGAAGAAGCTCAAGCTAAAACGGATGAAGAAGCTTCAAAAAAAGACTTTGGTTTCTCTTTTACGGATCCTTCAAATGAAATTAATGAACCAGTAAAATCACCTGCTTTCGATTTTTCTGATTTAAGTAAACCTAAAGAGGTAGGGTTTGACTTACCTATACCATCTAAGGAAGAAAAAGTAGAAGCAAATTTTAATTTTCTTGATCCAAATGCGGAAAAACCTGCTGAAGAGCCAAAAGAAAAGTTTAGTTTTTCTGATGATTCTACTCCAATTGCAGTAGGGACAACTCGTAAAGAATCAGGTGAATTGCCTAATACAGAAACAGCTAGTGCAGACACCAAAAGAGATCTTACAGATCCCTTAGAACCAATTTCTGAGGTAAACAGCACTTTAGCCATGACTAATGCAGATATTGCTTCTGTTATAGAATCTCGTACTAAAGAAAAATCAGAAGAAAAGACAGAAAAGGCAGAAAAAAAATTAACAATACCTATTCCGCCTGTATTTGAATTTGACCTTAATTTACCAGAAACAAAACCTAGTAGTGAAATATCCTCTGGCCTTAGCCAGGCTTCTGAAGATCTAAATGCTACAGTAGCTGTTGAAGCTGGTAAACCTGCTTGGCAATCAGCAGACAATGAAGAAAAAGCAGAAATCAAGAAAGAGCAAAGTGATAATATTTTTGACTTAAAAACCTCAGTTGGTGTGCCTTCATTAGCACCACTAAATGAAGCTACAAAAGCAGATGAAAATAAAACAAAACAACTTTCTTCTGAGCCTACTTTTAATTTAGAAGAAAAAGAACAATCTAGTCCTTTTACTTTTATTCCTCCTGCTGTAGCACCAACACTAGAAAAGCCTGGTGCTAACCTTGTTAAAGAGCCTGTAAAAATGGAGGAAAAATTACCAAATTCTCCTCCATTTAGTTTAACTAAAGGTGAAGAAGAGAAAAAAGCAGAGTCAAAAATACCTCCTCCACCATCCTTAAAACCTAAAACAGAACCGCCTGTTCTTAAAAAAGAAGATAAGCCTGCTTCAGAAATACCAGCATTTAAGCCGCCTAAAGTAGACTTACCTAAAGCAGAACCAGCTAAAAAGGAGCCAAAGTCAGATCCTCCTAAAGCTAAAGCAGATATACTTAATAAACCATTAAAAGAAGAAATAAAGACAGAAGAATTACCTATACCAGTTTATAACCCAGATATATTTTCTCCACCACCAGCATCAGAAGAAGCTGAGAGTAGTGGAAGTGGTTTATTTAAAGGATTGATAGTAGGATCTAGTGTAGCACTTCTTGGGGTAATTATTTATTTTGCTTTCTTTAGGACTCCAACACCAGTTGTAACAAGTTCACCTACACCTACAGAAACACAAATAGTAAAAAATACTCCTACTGTAGTTCAAACACCTGATGAGCCAATTACTAGCCCAACACCAAAGGCAAGTGTTAGCCCAACACCAACTACAACTAGTCCAACACCAAAGGCAAGTGTTAGCCCAACACCTGCAACTAGCCCAACTCCAAAAGTAACACCAACACCAAAAGCGACTGATAAGCCAAGCACAGGCGGTAGTTTGCCAGATTCTTTAGCTGGAGCAGGAAAATATACTGTCCAAGTACGTGCTACTCAAAGCCAAGGTGAAGCAGAAAGTATTGGAAAAAAATTACGTAGTAGCGGTGCAGAAGCTTATGTTGTAAGGGCTGATTTAGGAGCAAAAGGTATTTGGTATCGTGTACGAGTAGGACGTTATCAAAGCTTTGCAGAAGCCCAAAAAGCAGGTGCAGAACTAAAAAATAAAGGTTCAGTGGCAGAGTTTATAGCTACTACATATTAA